The genomic window AGAGTAATCTTTACCTACTCTGACAATGGTTGCCACTTTCAGACCAAAATTGGCTAAACCAACAGCCACATTACAAGCACCGCCACCATGGGTAAAATAGGCTTCTTTGATATTAATTTTTGTTCCTAAAGGAAAACAAACTTTTCCAGCTGTTTTGCCTTTAAATTTTTCCACATAAAAAGTAAAATCACGAATCGCCCCACCGATGGTAATAATATCGTAAGTCATAAATTTAAAAATTTCTTAATTTTGCCCCAAATTTTTGTTCTAAAATTTTGACTAAATCTAAAATAATTTTATTTACCTCGTCCGACTTCAAGGTTTTCTCAAATGATTGGAAGGTTAAGTGAAAGGCAATATTTCTAACACCTTGACCTAATTTTTCTGATTCAAAGACGTCAAATGGTTCAACTAAATAAATTAAGGGGTGGAAGTTTTTAATCGTTTGAAAAATATCATTAAAAATTATATTTTTCGGCACCAAGAAAGCTAAATCACGGGTGATTGGTGGATAAGGAGAAATTTGTTTAAAGATTTTAGTCGAAATTTTTAAATCTTTTAAACTTTCTAAATTGATTTCGAAGAGACCTATCTCTGCAGTAATTTTCAAGTTATTTTTAATTGTTTCATTTAATTGGCCAAAAAAACCAACTAATTTCTGATCAACCAGAATGCGGGTTAAGTGATTAAGATATTGATAATGAGAATCTCTGTCTTGCTGAAAACAAATCTGGTCTCTTTCAAAACCAATTTTTTCTAAAATCATTTCTACGATACCCTTAATCAAATAAAACATTCTTTTATTTTTTTCTAAGACGAGGCCGGCGCAATGCTTCTCCTCGTGCCCCTTGTAAGTCCTTCCACATTCAAAAATTCGAAAGTTTTCAAAATTTGGGATATTTTTTATCGCATTCTCTAAAATCTTTGGTAAAAGAGAAATTCTTAGGTATCTTTGCTCTGGATTTAAAGGATTGGTTATTTCTAGATGGTCGACTGGATTAAGTTTTAAAAGATTAATCAAACTTTCACCATAAAAAGAATAGTTATAAACCTCATCAAAGCCTAGACCAATTAAGATATTTCTCAATTTTTTTTCTAATTTTAAAAGTGGATCTTCGGAAACAATGGTAAATTTTCCCCCAATTGGTTGCAGTTTAATTTTTTGATAACCATACAATCGACTAATCTCTTCGATCACATCCTCTGGATATTCAACGTCGCTTCGGTATAATGGCACCACTAACTGTATCGATTTATCCATCTTCTTTATCACAAAACCAAGACGATTAAGAAATTGGGTTATTTGTTTCTTGGAAATTTTTTCGCCAATTAAATCTGAGATTTTATTCATTTCTAAATTAATAATTTTTTTTGTTTTTAACCTTTTCTCTGTTTCTCTACTTCTGAGATCGTAAATTTTTGAAACAACTTTTCCACCAGTGATTTTTTTAATTAACTCAATGGCTCGATAGATCCCCTCTTCAGCCAAAACTAAGGGCAATCCTTTTTCAAATCTTAAACTAGCCTCGGTCCGTAAGCCAACATTTCTTGCTCCTTTTCTGATAACAACGGGGTTGAAATTAGCTGATTCGATGACGACAGTTCTTGTCTTTTCGCTGATACCTGACTCTTCACCACCCATAATGCCAGCCAAAGCAATTGGCTTTTTTTCGTCAGCAATAACCAGAACTTCTGGATCTAGTTTTCTTTCAATGCCATCTAAACATAATAATTTTTCATTATTTTCTGCTCTTCTAACAATAATTGTTCTAGATTCTAATTTATGATAGTCAAAAGCATGAAGTGGTTGACCAATTTCAAGGAGAATGTAATTTGTAATATCAACAATATTATTAATTGGTCGAAGACCTAAATTTCTTAAGCGATTTTGTAACCATAAAGGTGATGGTTCAATTTTTACCCCATCGATGACTACCGCCATATAGCGTGGGCAATCTTTGTAATTTTCTACTTTAATTTTCAGATTGGTTAAGTTTTGAGTTTTCTTTTTTGGTTTCAAGATTTGAAATTTGAAATTTGATTTTGTGAGAGCGGCGATTTCCCTGGCAAAGCCAAGATGGCCAAATAAATCTGGCCGGTGAGTTAAAGCAGAGTTTTCAATCTCAATAATTACGTCATCTAAACCTAAAACTTTTGCCACTGGTTGACCTATCTTAGCTGATTTATCTAAAATCAAAATACCAGTATGGTCCTCGCCTACTCCTAGTTCGTCCTCGGCACAAAGCATACCTTCTGATTTGACGCCACGAATCACTGATTCCTTAATTTCCATACCGTTTGGTAATTTTGCTCCTGGCAGGGCCAAAGGTACCTTATCACCCACTTTGATATTGAAAGCACCGCAGACAATGTCATAACTCGCCTTACCAGTCGTCACTTTCGCTAACTGTAGTCTATCTGCTTGAGGGTGTTTCTTAATTTCTAGAATTTTAGCGACTACCACTTTATCTAAACCCTTGCCTAATTTTTCTAATTTTTCTACGCCTGCTACTTGCAAATTCAAAACCTCAGCCAACCTTTCTGGCGAGAGTTTTATACCAATTAATTCTTTTAGCCATTGATAGGAAAGTTTCATAAATTAAAATTGTCTTATAAATTTTAAATCACCAGAATGAAACCAACGAATATCATCAATTTTATGACGCATCATCACGAGCCGATCAAGGCCGACGCCAAAGGCAAAGCCAGTGTATCTATTTTTTGGATAACCGGCTGATTCGAAAACTTTGGGATGAATCATGCCGGCACCTAAAATCTCAAGCCAACCAGAATTTTTGCAAATTGAACAACCCTTTCCCAGGCAATTTTCGCAAGCCATATCAACTTCCAAACCAGGCTCAACAAACGGAAAATAGCCCGGCCGAATTCTTATTTTAATTTCCCTTTTATATAAAGCATTTAAAAAACTTTTAATAGTATAAATTAAATTGGCTAAACTAATTTTCTCATCAACAACAAAACCTTCAATCTGATAAAGAGTATGTTCGTGGCTAGCATCAGTTGCCTCGTGACGAAAACATTTACCAATAACACAAACACGCAGTGGCGGCTTTCTTTTCTCCATAACTCTGACTTGCATATTTGACGTATGGGTCCGTAATAATAATTTTGCATTTTGAATTTTGAATTTGTTTGGAATTTGGAAGTTGGAATTTGTGGTTTAAGATAAAATGTATCCCACATATCGCGAGCTGGATGCTCTGGTGGGATATTAAGCGCTTCAAAGTTATACCAGTCATTATCAATCTCTGGTCCTTCTAAAACCTCAAAGCCCATTGATTGAAAAATTTCAGCCACTTCATTTTTCACTTGTGTCAATGGATGATAATGGCCGAAGAAAATTTTTTCAGCCGGTAAACTGATGTCAAAAAATTTTTCAACTTTAGATTCCCAACCAGAAGCCATAGATTTCTTTTTTTCTTCAATTACTTTTTCTATCTCCTTCCTTGTTTCATTAATTAATTGTCCAACCTTTGGTCTTTCTTTCTCTGGTAACTGATTAATTTTTCGCAAAATTTCTCGAAGCAAACCTTTTCGCCCAAGATATTTTTTTTCTAAATTTTCCAGTGATGAAAAATTAGAAATTTGAGTAATTTCTTGCTGCAATTTTTCTTTAAGTTGTTTTATTTCTTCAAACATAAATATAATACGGATATGCAAAATAGTATGCTAATCTACAGACGAGGAATTTGTTGTTCATAAAATTAGCATAAAATTTATAGATCACTATTAGGATTTATTTTCTAAATAAGTAAATCTCTTTTTTCTTGTCGAAAAAATTAATTCTAAGAGAATGATTAATAAAAAAGAAGAAAAAGCGCTCCACCAAGCTAAAAGTTTAAAAAATTTTAAAAGAATTAAAGAAATAAGAAAAAATGAAAAAAGAAAAGCTTGACGAAATCCGACAGCAAATTTCTCGAAAATTTTTTCCTTTTCTTTAAGATGACGAAATTTTAAGATGATAAAGAAAAGGGTGAAAAATCCTAAAAGCCCAAAAAAAAGAGCCAAAAAAAGGATGACCAAAGCTAGATTGCCACCTTTAACAGGGTCAACAAAAAGAAAGAAAACGAAGACAATCAACCAGAAAAAAATAGTGGAAATTAAGATTAAAGAGAGGGAGCGCCGAAGAGTCATATTACGGAAATTTTTAATTACTAATTTCTAAATAAATCCTAATTTTCAGGTATTAAATATTGAAAAAATTAGTCGTCAATAATTAGGTTGATTAGATTAATTATATAATTTTCTATTAGAGTTGTCTATCTTCACAAATCTCACGAAAATCGCAATTGCGACATTTCCAAGGATTAGGGGTGGCGGAAAAATCGCTTTTTAAAATTTCCTCAATTTTTTCTTTGACTCTTTCCTTAAAAGAAGAAAGTTCATTCTCAAAATTTTCAATGGTCACCGTCTGATTACTATCGAAATAATAATAGGTCAATTTTGCTGGAATGTCATAAAAAACCTCACGCACGGCCAAAGCATAGATTAAAAGTTGGTCTAAGTCCTCTAGTCGTTCATTTTTTGGTATCTCGCCTGTTTTGTAATCAATAATTTCTACCTTATGACATGAGGCTACATCCATTTGGCAACTTTCCAGAATATCGATTCGATCAATCACTCCTTTAAGCGTGTAATTTCCAATTTTAATGTTAAATTTTTTTTCAATAAATTTAGGAATTTTAAATTTTCCTTGATGTTTTTTATAAAATTCAATTAACGATTGACGACCCTTTTCCTTTCTTTCTAATTCCTGTTCTTTTGATTCGTACCATTCATCGAGCCAGTTTTTTTCATAGATAGCCAAAAGTTCTTCAAGGGTCGGCACCTTTTTTGTTTCTTGATAGCGTAAGTAAAAATCTCTTAAAGTATTGTGAATGGAATGACCGAAGCTGAAAGTAAATTTTGGTCGACCTGGTATTTGTAAAATATGAGCATATTTATATTGTTTTGGGCAAAGTTCAAAAACATGAAGTTGAGTATAGGAAAATTTTTTGGGCAAGACTTCAATGTTTTTTCTCGTTTGAATTAAATCTTGATCAATGGTTGGTATGGTTAGTTTCAATTTTTGTTGCTCGCGAGATATAACTTTTTCTTCTTTAACAAAACCTAATTCTTGAAGAAACCTCGATGGTCTTTTCTTTCTTGTCCCACCATAATCTTCCGCTGAGGTAAAAAATAAACCATCGCGGGCGCGGGTCATAGCGACATAAAAAATCCTTCTTTCCTCTTGTAAATGATAATCACCTTCTGGAATAATTTCTTTAATTAATTCAATCGGCACCTCAATTGGCTCCTTCCTTTCGATTGAGGGAAATCTTTTGTCAACTAAATTGACGATAAAAACATAAGGAAACTCTAAACCTTTGGCTTGATGAATGGTCATCACTTTGACTGATTCCGGACCTTCCTCAATCAGACCACGTAAAGCCCCCTCTTCGCCAGCTTCAATTTCTAAATTAATCTGATCAATAAAGGCTTTAATTGATCTGTCTTCATTTGTTCTTTCGAATTCCTCAATTTTTTTAAAGAATTGACGAAGGTGAGAAATTCTTTCAATATCTTCCGAGGTTTCTTCTTTAGACCAAATTTTTAATAAACCCGATTCTTCGACAAACTGATAGAGAATTTGGCCGACTGTTTTATTTCTAACAAGGATCGTAAATTTTCTAATGAGTTCTAAAATTTTATCAATTTCTTTTCTTGTTTCTGGTTTAATACCCAAAAGATTAGATCGTTCAAAAGTTTCAAAAAGAGAAATGTTTTTCCGTCGAGCATAATGCATTAAGTTCATTAAATCTAATGGATCGAAACGGAAAATTGGCAAAGAGACGATTCGGTAAAGAGCGCTTGATTCATGGTAATTGTCTAAAAGTCTTAAAAATGAAATTAAATCCATAATTTCTGGCTGACGATAGAGCCCACGCGAGGCAACAAATTGATAAGGAATTTCTAATTGAGAAAGTTTTTGAATAAATAAATCAGCATAAGCATTGGCTCGGACCAAGATAGCAAAATCAGACCAAAGAAGTTGACGATTTTCTTTTTTTAATTCAATAATTTTTTTAATGACGGCACTAGCTTCTTCTTCTTGCGTCTTGAAATGTAAATGGTTAATCAACCCAAAACCCTGACGAACTGTTTTAAGTCTTTTGGTTAAAATAATGCCCTTGACTGGTTGCTGAGCTAATTGATATTCTAGTCGATCTGGATTGTTTAACTGAATAAACTGATAGGCTAAATCTAAGATATTTTGTTTATTACGATAATTTTCTTTTAGAACAACAATTTTTGCCTCGGGGTAGTCCCGAGTAAATTGAATCAAGTTAGTGTAGGCTGCTCCACGCCAACGGTACAGGCTCTGATCATCGTCACCTGTGACTGTCAAATTATTTTTTGGACTGGCTAATAATTTTAACAATTCATATTGAGCCCAATTAGTATCCTGAAATTCGTCAACTAAAATATATTTAAACTGTCGTCGATATTTTTCTAAGATACTTGGTCTTTTTTGAAAGAGTTCTAAAGTTTTAACAATTAAATCACCAAAATCAAGCTGGCCCTTTTCTCTTTTAATTTCCTCATAAACTCGATAGGCATTGGCTACTTCCAATATTTTCTCTGCCATCTCCTTTTCTTCCTCGTTTTTTGCTTCTTTTATTTTTTTCTCTGCTAATTGAAGATATTCTTCTGGTTGAACATTTTCATCTTTTAATCTTGAAAAATGTTGGACAAGGGCCTGTAAAAATCGAGTTGGCGAACCAAGTGGTCGATAATATTCAAGTTCAAATTGGGCTAAGTTTTGCCGTATCATCTGCCAAGCATCAACCGGTGTCAATAATTTAAAATTTGGATCTAAACCAATTTCTAAAGCATTATCTTTCAAAATTCTCTCACCAAAAGAATGAAAAGTAGAAACCCATAAATCAACATAACCATAAGGCAATAAACAATCAACTCGCTCCTCCATTTCTTCGGCCGCTTTATCAGTGAAGGTCAAAGCCAAAATTTCTTCGGGTTTGGCTTTTTTGGAAAGAATAAGCCAAGCCAACCGACGAGTAATAACTGTTGTCTTGCCAGTACCAGCCCCAGCAACAATTAAAAGTGGACCAGCTTGATGAGTAACAGCTTCTTTTTGTTCTTGATTTAAATCTCTTAAAATTTCGGCCTCGGTCATAATTTTTTTATTTTAACAAAAAAAACCTCTTTTGACAAAAGGCATTAACTAAAAAATATCTAATTTTAAAATTAAATTTTATAATTCAAATAATACTTCGGCCTTTTTGGTGGTTTCCTCTACCACAGGCTCTAAAGTGATTTTTTTTATCTCAGCAATTTTCTGGGCAGTGAATTGAACTTGCCACGGCTCGCATCGCTGGCCACGATATGGTTCTGGCGCTAAGTAAGGAGCATCAGTTTCAATTAAAATTTTCTCTAAAGGTGTTTTTTCTACCACTTCTAATAAATAATCATCACAATTTTTAAAAGTGATAATGCCGGTAAAGCCAAGATAAAAACCTAAATTCAGAAATTTCTGAGCAATTAACCAGTGAGCAGAAAAACAATGAATGACGCCGGGAATTGTGAATTTATTATTATGAATAACAAATAACAAATCTTCATAGGCTCTAAAAGGATTATTCACCTCACCGCGACAATGTAGAATAGCCGGCAAATTAAATTCTTTAGCTAATTTTAAATGCTGAATAAAAATTTGTTCTTGTATTTTTTTTATTTCATCATTATTACTTTTATTTTCTAAATGGCGATAGAAGTCAAACCCTGTCTCGCCAACCGCCTTAATTATTCTACTGTTCGTGCGAATAAGAGAATGATATTTTTCGAAATCAAAAGTTTCGTCTTGAACATGAATTGGGTGAAGGCCTAAAGCAGCGTAACAACTTTTGAACTCTTTAGCCACCTCAATGGCTTTTAAACTTGTCTTGTAATTTGAGCCGATAACAATTAAAGACTTTATCCCATGACCAAAAGAGCGTGAAATTACTTCCCTATAATCATCTTTAAAGGCTTGAAAATTTAAATGACAATGAGTATCAATCATGTTTTAAGCAGATTTAAAATTTTTTCTTTAATTTCTTGTCGGTTATTTTTTGTTAA from Patescibacteria group bacterium includes these protein-coding regions:
- the pheT gene encoding phenylalanine--tRNA ligase subunit beta yields the protein MKLSYQWLKELIGIKLSPERLAEVLNLQVAGVEKLEKLGKGLDKVVVAKILEIKKHPQADRLQLAKVTTGKASYDIVCGAFNIKVGDKVPLALPGAKLPNGMEIKESVIRGVKSEGMLCAEDELGVGEDHTGILILDKSAKIGQPVAKVLGLDDVIIEIENSALTHRPDLFGHLGFAREIAALTKSNFKFQILKPKKKTQNLTNLKIKVENYKDCPRYMAVVIDGVKIEPSPLWLQNRLRNLGLRPINNIVDITNYILLEIGQPLHAFDYHKLESRTIIVRRAENNEKLLCLDGIERKLDPEVLVIADEKKPIALAGIMGGEESGISEKTRTVVIESANFNPVVIRKGARNVGLRTEASLRFEKGLPLVLAEEGIYRAIELIKKITGGKVVSKIYDLRSRETEKRLKTKKIINLEMNKISDLIGEKISKKQITQFLNRLGFVIKKMDKSIQLVVPLYRSDVEYPEDVIEEISRLYGYQKIKLQPIGGKFTIVSEDPLLKLEKKLRNILIGLGFDEVYNYSFYGESLINLLKLNPVDHLEITNPLNPEQRYLRISLLPKILENAIKNIPNFENFRIFECGRTYKGHEEKHCAGLVLEKNKRMFYLIKGIVEMILEKIGFERDQICFQQDRDSHYQYLNHLTRILVDQKLVGFFGQLNETIKNNLKITAEIGLFEINLESLKDLKISTKIFKQISPYPPITRDLAFLVPKNIIFNDIFQTIKNFHPLIYLVEPFDVFESEKLGQGVRNIAFHLTFQSFEKTLKSDEVNKIILDLVKILEQKFGAKLRNF
- a CDS encoding UvrD-helicase domain-containing protein — translated: MTEAEILRDLNQEQKEAVTHQAGPLLIVAGAGTGKTTVITRRLAWLILSKKAKPEEILALTFTDKAAEEMEERVDCLLPYGYVDLWVSTFHSFGERILKDNALEIGLDPNFKLLTPVDAWQMIRQNLAQFELEYYRPLGSPTRFLQALVQHFSRLKDENVQPEEYLQLAEKKIKEAKNEEEKEMAEKILEVANAYRVYEEIKREKGQLDFGDLIVKTLELFQKRPSILEKYRRQFKYILVDEFQDTNWAQYELLKLLASPKNNLTVTGDDDQSLYRWRGAAYTNLIQFTRDYPEAKIVVLKENYRNKQNILDLAYQFIQLNNPDRLEYQLAQQPVKGIILTKRLKTVRQGFGLINHLHFKTQEEEASAVIKKIIELKKENRQLLWSDFAILVRANAYADLFIQKLSQLEIPYQFVASRGLYRQPEIMDLISFLRLLDNYHESSALYRIVSLPIFRFDPLDLMNLMHYARRKNISLFETFERSNLLGIKPETRKEIDKILELIRKFTILVRNKTVGQILYQFVEESGLLKIWSKEETSEDIERISHLRQFFKKIEEFERTNEDRSIKAFIDQINLEIEAGEEGALRGLIEEGPESVKVMTIHQAKGLEFPYVFIVNLVDKRFPSIERKEPIEVPIELIKEIIPEGDYHLQEERRIFYVAMTRARDGLFFTSAEDYGGTRKKRPSRFLQELGFVKEEKVISREQQKLKLTIPTIDQDLIQTRKNIEVLPKKFSYTQLHVFELCPKQYKYAHILQIPGRPKFTFSFGHSIHNTLRDFYLRYQETKKVPTLEELLAIYEKNWLDEWYESKEQELERKEKGRQSLIEFYKKHQGKFKIPKFIEKKFNIKIGNYTLKGVIDRIDILESCQMDVASCHKVEIIDYKTGEIPKNERLEDLDQLLIYALAVREVFYDIPAKLTYYYFDSNQTVTIENFENELSSFKERVKEKIEEILKSDFSATPNPWKCRNCDFREICEDRQL
- a CDS encoding TatD family hydrolase; translation: MIDTHCHLNFQAFKDDYREVISRSFGHGIKSLIVIGSNYKTSLKAIEVAKEFKSCYAALGLHPIHVQDETFDFEKYHSLIRTNSRIIKAVGETGFDFYRHLENKSNNDEIKKIQEQIFIQHLKLAKEFNLPAILHCRGEVNNPFRAYEDLLFVIHNNKFTIPGVIHCFSAHWLIAQKFLNLGFYLGFTGIITFKNCDDYLLEVVEKTPLEKILIETDAPYLAPEPYRGQRCEPWQVQFTAQKIAEIKKITLEPVVEETTKKAEVLFEL